A genomic region of Cannabis sativa cultivar Pink pepper isolate KNU-18-1 chromosome 1, ASM2916894v1, whole genome shotgun sequence contains the following coding sequences:
- the LOC115704570 gene encoding transcription factor DYT1 isoform X2, whose product MDQFILSSGLDEMCIGENGRISRKKPENEQTESNFKSKNLHAERRRREKLNDKLLRLRGLVPKITNMKKATIVDDAIAYISELQHTVATLQHQLLGIETSSAEGTVPKKDGIHIRAAERNKELWLQVIFEKKPGGFTKLIEALSALGFEITDTNLTTFKGVMQVTLCLQGFSRELLAVEEIKELLLKVVN is encoded by the exons ATGGACCAGTTTATCCTGAGCTCTGGTTTGGATGAAATGTGCATTGGCGAAAATGGAAGGATTAGTCGAAAGAAACCCGAAAACGAGCAGACTGAATCCAATTTCAAGTCCAAGAATCTCCACGCTGAGAGGAGGAGGAGGGAGAAGCTCAACGACAAGCTGCTGCGGTTGCGTGGCTTAGTCCCTAAAATAACAAAT ATGAAGAAGGCAACCATTGTGGACGATGCAATTGCGTATATTAGCGAGCTGCAACATACTGTGGCCACTCTTCAGCACCAGCTTTTGGGTATAGAAACTTCATCTGCGGAGGGAACAGTACCAAAGAAAGACGGCATACATATTCGTGCTGCAGAACGTAATAAAGAGCTCTGGCTTCAG GTGATTTTTGAGAAGAAACCAGGTGGGTTTACTAAGCTGATAGAGGCCTTAAGTGCTTTAGGCTTCGAAATCACTGATACCAATTTAACAACCTTCAAAGGAGTAATGCAAGTTACATTATGTCTACAG GGATTTTCTCGTGAATTGCTTGCCGTTGAAGAAATTAAGGAACTGTTGCTTAAGGTTGTTAATTAA
- the LOC115707430 gene encoding uncharacterized protein LOC115707430 encodes MSETPKSCLTPILHLLLLILVFHSLTATSSLHNLLRSQGLPAGLFPDTIKSYDLDHLGRLEVHLEWPCLSKFETRVYYESVVRANLTFGGLQGLEGLSQEELFLWLPVKGISVNDPSSGLILFDIGVAHKRLSLSLFEDPPVCKPQGIRKSMGFQVQR; translated from the exons atgtcCGAAACACCCAAATCTTGTCTCACCCCGATCCTCCATCTTCTTCTTTTGATTCTAGTTTTTCATTCTCTGACGGCCACTTCTTCACTCCATAACCTGCTCCGAAGCCAGGGCTTGCCCGCTGGGCTCTTCCCGGACACCATAAAATCATACGATCTGGACCACTTGGGTCGCCTAGAAGTGCACCTCGAATGGCCTTGCCTCTCAAAATTCGAGACGAGGGTATACTATGAAAGCGTCGTCAGAGCCAACCTTACCTTCGGAGGGCTTCAAGGGCTTGAGGGTCTTTCTCAGGAGGAGCTATTTCTATGGCTGCCCGTTAAGGGCATATCTGTAAATGACCCTTCCTCTGGTCTAATTTTGTTCGATATTGGTGTTGCCCATAAGcgactttctctttctctctttgaaGATCCTCCTGTCTGTAAACCTCAGG GGATAAGGAAGAGTATGGGATTTCAAGTTCAGAGATGA
- the LOC115704570 gene encoding transcription factor DYT1 isoform X1 — translation MDQFILSSGLDEMCIGENGRISRKKPENEQTESNFKSKNLHAERRRREKLNDKLLRLRGLVPKITNMKKATIVDDAIAYISELQHTVATLQHQLLGIETSSAEGTVPKKDGIHIRAAERNKELWLQPDITVAQIFENKLWIKVIFEKKPGGFTKLIEALSALGFEITDTNLTTFKGVMQVTLCLQGFSRELLAVEEIKELLLKVVN, via the exons ATGGACCAGTTTATCCTGAGCTCTGGTTTGGATGAAATGTGCATTGGCGAAAATGGAAGGATTAGTCGAAAGAAACCCGAAAACGAGCAGACTGAATCCAATTTCAAGTCCAAGAATCTCCACGCTGAGAGGAGGAGGAGGGAGAAGCTCAACGACAAGCTGCTGCGGTTGCGTGGCTTAGTCCCTAAAATAACAAAT ATGAAGAAGGCAACCATTGTGGACGATGCAATTGCGTATATTAGCGAGCTGCAACATACTGTGGCCACTCTTCAGCACCAGCTTTTGGGTATAGAAACTTCATCTGCGGAGGGAACAGTACCAAAGAAAGACGGCATACATATTCGTGCTGCAGAACGTAATAAAGAGCTCTGGCTTCAG CCAGATATTACTGTGGCTCAAATCTTTGAAAACAAACTTTGGATAAAGGTGATTTTTGAGAAGAAACCAGGTGGGTTTACTAAGCTGATAGAGGCCTTAAGTGCTTTAGGCTTCGAAATCACTGATACCAATTTAACAACCTTCAAAGGAGTAATGCAAGTTACATTATGTCTACAG GGATTTTCTCGTGAATTGCTTGCCGTTGAAGAAATTAAGGAACTGTTGCTTAAGGTTGTTAATTAA